The following coding sequences are from one Arthrobacter sp. 24S4-2 window:
- a CDS encoding aldo/keto reductase — protein sequence MSEVLESTTAELAAGVRVPLIGLGTWPMVGEAAADAVERAIANGYRHIDTAENYGNEDAVGEGIRRSGIARKDLFLTTKFNKDWHSRDGVRTAFDRSAGRLGVDYLDLFLVHWPNPSLGRFVAACEGLQQLADDGAIRAWGVSNFKPTHLRQVLAAGLTVPVNQVQVDPAHGQPGQLAFHREHGIITGAYSPLGRNGDFMASPAITGPAQELGRTPGQIVLRWHVQQGRIAVPKSASDSRQRQNLDVFRFELTPAHLAAINALETGAPPRLDSDNYGH from the coding sequence GTGAGCGAAGTGCTGGAAAGCACGACGGCGGAACTCGCCGCCGGAGTCCGCGTCCCGCTGATCGGGCTGGGCACCTGGCCGATGGTGGGCGAGGCAGCCGCCGATGCCGTGGAGCGCGCCATCGCCAACGGCTACCGCCACATCGACACCGCCGAAAACTACGGCAACGAAGACGCCGTCGGGGAGGGAATCCGACGCAGCGGGATCGCACGGAAAGACCTCTTCCTCACCACCAAGTTCAATAAGGACTGGCACAGCCGGGACGGCGTCCGCACCGCTTTTGACCGCTCCGCGGGGCGGCTGGGCGTGGATTACCTGGACCTGTTCCTGGTCCACTGGCCCAACCCCTCGCTGGGCCGCTTCGTCGCGGCCTGTGAAGGCCTCCAGCAGCTGGCGGACGACGGCGCCATCCGTGCCTGGGGTGTCTCCAATTTCAAGCCCACCCACCTGCGCCAGGTCCTGGCTGCCGGGCTGACTGTGCCGGTCAACCAGGTGCAGGTGGACCCTGCCCACGGCCAGCCCGGACAGCTCGCTTTCCACCGGGAGCACGGCATCATCACCGGCGCGTACAGCCCGCTGGGCCGGAACGGGGACTTCATGGCCAGCCCCGCCATCACCGGGCCGGCGCAGGAACTGGGCAGGACGCCGGGCCAGATCGTGCTGCGCTGGCACGTGCAGCAGGGCCGCATCGCTGTGCCGAAATCCGCCAGCGACTCCCGGCAACGGCAAAACCTGGATGTCTTCCGTTTCGAGCTGACACCGGCCCACTTGGCGGCCATCAACGCACTGGAGACCGGCGCCCCGCCGCGCCTCGATTCAGACAACTACGGCCACTAA
- a CDS encoding sugar phosphate isomerase/epimerase, which yields MTTYPHRQVGLAQLSLVGTAPPELVSIAAQTGFDFIGARVRPVTATERAYDLQPGSPMLKETLARMRDTGVAVKDIEFLLLDGSEQREAWLRMMAAGQALGASSLTVAGADADTARLADTLARMTEDGRGFGIVPTLEPISYQPVSSIPAAAALARHAGCNIVVDALHFNRFGGTYEQLAGSQDLVPLLQLCDGPALRPASRDGLVTESRSERGVPGEGGFDLASLVAAFPAGTPVSVETPSDRRVAELGELGWARNLKTAADAVLQAADNLQKAGSK from the coding sequence ATGACCACGTATCCACACCGCCAAGTGGGCCTGGCCCAGTTGTCCCTGGTGGGAACGGCTCCGCCGGAGCTCGTGAGCATCGCCGCACAGACGGGCTTCGACTTCATCGGCGCCCGGGTGCGGCCGGTCACTGCCACCGAACGCGCCTACGACCTGCAGCCGGGCTCGCCCATGCTCAAGGAAACCCTGGCCCGGATGCGGGACACCGGGGTGGCAGTGAAGGACATTGAGTTCCTGCTCCTGGACGGCAGCGAGCAGCGTGAGGCCTGGCTGCGCATGATGGCAGCAGGCCAGGCACTGGGCGCCAGTTCGCTGACCGTCGCCGGCGCCGACGCGGACACTGCCAGACTGGCGGACACCCTCGCTCGGATGACGGAAGACGGGCGGGGCTTCGGCATCGTGCCCACGCTGGAACCGATCTCCTACCAGCCGGTGAGCTCCATCCCCGCCGCGGCGGCGCTTGCCCGCCACGCAGGCTGCAACATAGTGGTGGACGCCCTGCATTTCAACCGTTTCGGCGGCACGTACGAACAGTTGGCAGGCAGCCAGGACCTGGTCCCGTTGCTGCAGCTTTGCGACGGTCCGGCGTTGCGGCCCGCAAGCCGCGACGGCCTCGTCACCGAGTCCCGTTCGGAGCGCGGCGTCCCCGGCGAGGGCGGGTTCGATCTCGCTTCATTGGTGGCCGCCTTCCCCGCCGGAACGCCCGTGAGCGTGGAAACGCCGTCGGACCGGCGCGTTGCCGAACTCGGGGAACTTGGCTGGGCCCGGAACCTCAAAACTGCAGCCGACGCGGTACTGCAGGCAGCGGACAACCTCCAGAAAGCAGGAAGCAAGTGA